In Syntrophotaleaceae bacterium, a genomic segment contains:
- a CDS encoding acetyl-CoA hydrolase/transferase C-terminal domain-containing protein: MSELKNRIRCRDLHDKIRTVQEIIPLFRDGMNLGWSGFTPVGYPKAIPKALADHVESNNLQGKLRFNLLIGASVGTETEDRWASLDMIARRWPYQSGKNIQKGINSGRIRMHDKHLSMFAQDLVYGFYTKDLGGKLDIGIVEASAITEEGHIILAGSVGIAAEVIQTAEHLIIELNTAIPSHEGLHDIVLPDPPPNRKPYLISRVQDRIGTIYVPCNPDKIVAIVESTESDNGRPLGATDAVSENIASHILDFFQFEVRAGRLPANLLPLQSGVGNIANAVVGGLVKGPFTNLTVYTEVLQDTMLDFFDSGKLEFASATSLSLSAKGFQRLYDNWDGYTSRIVLRPQQLANNPEIIRRLGVIAMNTPVEFDIYAHANSTLVGGTRMINGIGGSGDFLRNAFLSIMHTPSVRPTKTDPTGISCVVPMVPHVDHTEHDLDVLVTEQGLADLRGLCPRDRAQVIIDRCVHPDYRPILQDYFDRASAYCLANACGHEPHILEKVFRMQQNLAERGTMKLDSWD, translated from the coding sequence ATGTCAGAGCTGAAAAATCGAATCCGCTGCCGGGATCTGCACGACAAGATCAGGACCGTGCAGGAGATCATCCCCCTGTTCAGGGACGGCATGAACCTGGGCTGGTCGGGATTCACCCCCGTCGGTTATCCAAAGGCCATCCCCAAGGCCCTTGCCGATCATGTTGAATCCAACAATCTGCAGGGGAAACTGCGGTTCAATCTCCTGATCGGTGCTTCAGTCGGCACCGAGACCGAAGACCGCTGGGCCTCTCTTGACATGATCGCCCGGCGTTGGCCCTATCAGAGCGGCAAGAACATCCAGAAAGGGATCAACAGTGGCCGGATCCGGATGCACGACAAACACCTGAGCATGTTTGCCCAGGACCTTGTCTACGGCTTCTATACCAAGGATCTCGGCGGGAAACTGGATATCGGCATCGTCGAGGCGAGCGCCATCACCGAGGAAGGCCATATCATCCTCGCCGGATCGGTGGGCATCGCGGCCGAAGTCATTCAGACCGCCGAACACCTGATCATCGAGCTTAATACCGCCATTCCGTCCCACGAGGGCCTGCACGATATCGTCCTGCCCGATCCTCCACCCAACCGCAAGCCTTACCTGATCAGCAGGGTACAGGACCGCATCGGGACGATCTATGTGCCCTGCAACCCGGACAAGATCGTGGCCATCGTGGAATCGACGGAGTCAGACAACGGGCGCCCCCTCGGCGCCACCGACGCTGTTTCCGAAAACATCGCCAGCCACATCCTCGACTTCTTCCAGTTCGAGGTCAGAGCCGGGCGGCTGCCCGCCAACCTCCTGCCCCTGCAGTCCGGCGTCGGCAATATCGCCAATGCCGTGGTCGGCGGTCTGGTCAAGGGCCCGTTCACCAACCTGACCGTGTACACCGAGGTGTTGCAGGACACCATGCTCGACTTTTTCGATTCAGGCAAGCTCGAGTTCGCCAGCGCCACCTCCCTGTCCCTGTCGGCAAAGGGCTTTCAGCGTCTCTACGACAACTGGGACGGCTACACCAGCCGCATCGTACTGCGACCCCAGCAATTGGCCAACAATCCCGAGATCATCCGCCGCCTCGGCGTCATCGCCATGAATACTCCCGTCGAGTTCGACATCTACGCCCACGCCAATTCGACCCTGGTCGGAGGCACAAGGATGATCAACGGCATCGGCGGTTCGGGCGACTTCCTGCGCAACGCCTTCCTGTCGATCATGCACACCCCCTCGGTGCGCCCCACTAAAACCGATCCCACCGGCATCAGCTGCGTGGTGCCCATGGTGCCCCATGTCGACCATACGGAGCACGACCTCGACGTGCTGGTCACCGAACAGGGCCTCGCCGACCTGCGCGGGCTCTGCCCCCGCGACCGGGCCCAGGTCATCATCGACCGCTGCGTCCATCCCGACTACCGGCCGATCCTGCAGGATTATTTCGACCGTGCCAGCGCCTATTGCCTGGCCAACGCCTGCGGTCACGAACCTCACATCCTGGAAAAAGTATTCCGCATGCAGCAAAACCTGGCCGAGCGCGGCACCATGAAGCTGGACAGCTGGGATTGA
- a CDS encoding outer membrane protein assembly factor BamD — protein MKQVLLCLVPTLLLLPGCMSSNQAAPKTAQAYYQEGETLYSEGRYTEAIEVLEKAREIYETADLNMRAELKIADAHFEAENYVEAATAYEDFLKQHPGHPEAPRIMYQLGLSHYNQILAIDRDQTATRNAMVAFESLANLFPDHPLAEKTPSFIQFCQDQLAGHELYVGRFYWKTKENRAAIGRLRQILEDYPQFSEMDKVRFYLGKAYLAGGHPPLAVLQFEALLRDFPQSELAEDTQEILQEL, from the coding sequence ATGAAACAGGTCCTGCTGTGTCTTGTGCCGACCCTGCTGCTTCTCCCGGGGTGCATGTCCTCGAACCAGGCTGCCCCAAAAACCGCTCAGGCCTATTATCAGGAGGGGGAAACACTCTATTCGGAGGGGCGCTATACGGAAGCCATCGAAGTTCTGGAAAAGGCCAGGGAAATTTACGAGACGGCCGACTTGAATATGCGGGCTGAGCTGAAGATCGCCGACGCCCATTTCGAGGCGGAAAATTATGTTGAAGCCGCCACCGCCTACGAGGATTTTCTGAAGCAGCATCCGGGTCATCCTGAAGCCCCCCGGATCATGTACCAACTCGGCCTGTCACACTACAACCAGATTCTGGCCATCGACCGGGATCAGACGGCCACCCGAAATGCCATGGTCGCCTTCGAAAGCCTGGCGAATCTGTTTCCCGATCATCCCCTCGCAGAGAAAACCCCGTCCTTCATTCAGTTCTGTCAAGACCAGTTGGCCGGACATGAACTCTACGTCGGACGGTTCTACTGGAAAACCAAGGAAAATCGGGCGGCTATCGGCCGTCTGCGACAGATCCTCGAGGACTACCCGCAGTTTTCGGAAATGGACAAGGTTCGCTTCTACCTTGGAAAAGCCTATCTGGCCGGCGGGCATCCGCCCCTGGCCGTCCTTCAGTTCGAAGCACTGTTGCGCGACTTTCCTCAAAGCGAACTGGCCGAAGATACACAGGAGATTCTGCAGGAGCTGTAA
- the rpoH gene encoding RNA polymerase sigma factor RpoH → MSTAFLPLVPDALDLYITQIKQFDLLSREEEYQLATAYRQQGDLKAAHRLICSNLRFVVKIAHEYRGYGLKILDLIQEGNIGLMMALKKFDPERGLKFITYAVWWIRAYINNFVMKNWSLVKIGTTQAQKKLFFKLKQTTRAISRLTGGEAAHAIANELAVRDDEVEEMALRMAGRDTSLDLDLTENDNHTLLDSLADDRDNQEQLLLEHEETRLLSHRVENAMGRLNDRERHIIRDRILCETPKTLQELADDYGVSRERIRQIEKQALNKVKEALLLAEST, encoded by the coding sequence ATGAGTACCGCTTTCCTGCCACTGGTTCCGGACGCACTGGATCTTTATATCACCCAGATCAAGCAGTTCGACCTCTTGTCCCGGGAAGAGGAGTACCAACTGGCCACCGCCTATCGACAGCAAGGCGATCTGAAAGCCGCGCATCGGCTCATCTGTTCCAACCTGCGCTTCGTGGTTAAGATCGCGCACGAGTACCGGGGGTACGGTCTAAAAATTCTGGATCTGATCCAGGAGGGGAATATCGGGCTGATGATGGCTTTGAAGAAATTCGATCCGGAACGGGGACTCAAGTTCATTACCTACGCTGTCTGGTGGATTCGCGCCTACATCAACAATTTCGTCATGAAAAACTGGTCGCTGGTGAAGATCGGCACCACCCAGGCGCAGAAAAAGCTGTTCTTCAAACTCAAGCAGACAACCCGCGCCATTTCCCGCCTGACGGGAGGGGAAGCGGCTCATGCTATCGCCAATGAACTGGCGGTGCGGGATGACGAAGTCGAGGAAATGGCCTTGCGCATGGCTGGAAGGGATACCTCCCTGGATCTCGATCTGACCGAAAACGATAACCATACCCTGCTCGACTCCCTTGCCGACGATCGCGACAATCAGGAGCAGCTGCTCCTCGAACACGAGGAAACCAGGCTGCTCTCCCACAGGGTCGAGAACGCAATGGGCCGTCTCAATGACCGGGAACGGCATATCATTCGGGACCGAATTCTTTGCGAAACCCCGAAAACCCTTCAGGAACTCGCGGACGATTATGGTGTCAGCCGGGAGCGGATACGCCAGATCGAAAAGCAGGCTCTCAATAAAGTCAAGGAAGCATTGCTGCTTGCCGAAAGCACCTGA
- a CDS encoding TerB family tellurite resistance protein, translating into MLKKLGRLLQPKNGAESENRFGNLHLARAVLLLEMVHVDFAGEPIEEEFVFHALREGFDLTGEETRQLLAHARQEREKSLDLHQFTRQINEACSREEKTSLLETFWRLAHVDGKIDKYEEALMRRLTTLLRLSHRQMIEAKLKVREELGLRRSDGSIRPLS; encoded by the coding sequence ATGCTAAAAAAACTCGGTCGCTTGTTGCAACCGAAAAATGGTGCCGAGTCGGAAAACCGGTTCGGAAATCTGCACCTGGCGCGGGCGGTGCTGCTTCTGGAAATGGTCCATGTGGATTTTGCCGGGGAGCCGATAGAGGAGGAGTTTGTGTTTCATGCTTTGCGGGAAGGCTTTGACCTGACTGGTGAAGAGACCCGGCAGCTCCTCGCTCACGCTCGGCAGGAGCGGGAAAAAAGCCTCGACCTGCACCAGTTCACCCGACAGATCAACGAGGCCTGTTCCCGGGAGGAGAAGACATCCCTGCTCGAAACTTTCTGGCGATTGGCTCACGTCGATGGCAAGATCGACAAGTACGAGGAAGCCCTGATGCGCCGCCTGACAACGCTGTTGCGTCTGTCCCACCGCCAGATGATCGAGGCAAAACTGAAGGTTCGTGAAGAACTGGGGCTGCGGCGCTCGGACGGCTCGATCCGACCCCTTTCGTGA
- a CDS encoding class I SAM-dependent methyltransferase — protein sequence MASWAQSLLAEVLSPGELAVDLTAGNGRDTCFLQQILGPQGRILAFDIQLKALEITAGRLAGTAARIFGPSPADPGHPVIAGIHLIHACHGQLADYLREPADGIIANLGYLPGGDHRAKTVEATTRQALEQALALLKPGGRLAVVAYTGHEGAGEEAESVERIFSNLSPRFWNVLRLTAANRFRAPFLLVAEKRIDPGHDPE from the coding sequence ATGGCCTCCTGGGCCCAATCCCTGCTGGCGGAGGTTTTGAGTCCCGGCGAACTGGCGGTGGATCTAACCGCCGGTAACGGTCGCGATACCTGCTTTCTGCAACAGATCCTCGGTCCGCAAGGACGGATCCTGGCTTTCGATATCCAGTTGAAAGCTCTCGAAATTACCGCCGGCCGTCTTGCCGGCACCGCGGCGCGGATCTTCGGTCCCTCGCCGGCAGATCCCGGACACCCCGTGATAGCGGGGATTCATCTCATCCACGCCTGTCATGGACAGTTGGCTGACTATCTCCGGGAGCCGGCGGACGGAATCATCGCCAACCTCGGCTATCTGCCGGGAGGGGATCACAGGGCGAAAACCGTTGAGGCGACCACCCGGCAAGCGCTGGAACAGGCCCTTGCCCTGCTTAAACCCGGCGGGCGTTTGGCGGTCGTGGCCTATACCGGCCATGAAGGCGCAGGAGAGGAAGCCGAAAGTGTGGAACGGATCTTCTCAAATCTGTCTCCCCGATTCTGGAATGTTTTACGGCTGACCGCCGCCAACCGGTTTCGAGCTCCGTTTCTGCTGGTGGCGGAAAAACGCATCGACCCAGGCCATGACCCTGAATGA